The Cyanobacteriota bacterium region GTTATGAGACCAATAGGGTTGCCCCTGTTGGCGCAAAAATGCGCGGAGTTGTTGGTGGACTTCAACTTCAATCACAAGCAATGCGTGGTATACCAGTTTCCGTCCATTGTCTCTTAACTGACGGGAAAACACAATTTCAGGTCAGAATTTTGGGAGAATATGCTTTGGCTCGGTGTTACAAATGGGTACACTATGGGATGAATCTAAGCAGATGAGCTTGAAAAAAGACAGGCCTGAATATGCATAGCGCCTCAGGCAGCTCTCTTCCGTGAAGAAGAGTCGGTTCTACGTAGAATGCACTACAGACTGGCTTGTTAGTCACTGATGACAACTATGCAATCCACAGCGCCATACTCCGGTAGCTAGGTAGCTAGCCTATTCATGCAGGGTGATCGTAGCCCTGTCTCCATTGTTGATAAGTGTGTCCATTAGGTTTGTTCAACGCCTGCAAGCTGATTAACCCCATGGTCAAAATTTTAGAGAGTCGCCATCAATATCGTTCCTGTCACATTCGCCTACCGGGTGAAGATCAACGGTTTGCTGCTGTTATGGTTGATGGGAAGTTCTACAGCCTGCTGAAAATTGTCCGCGATCGCCAAAAGGCCCTTAAAATCTGTGAACTGCTGATGGCCAAAGGTGGTGATGTTGTCATGACCAAAACAGCTAAGGGAGATGCAATTTGGCTATGGGAGGCCGATGCAATCGCAGACTTACCACCTCAAGCCCAGCCTAAAACAAAACCAGCAGCAGTGCCTTCTCCCCCCTATCGTGTGCTAACTTCTCCTGAACAGTATCAAACTTGCTACATCCGAATTCCTGATATTGGCGATCGTCTAGAGGCAATTTACGTGGGTGGTAAGTATTACAGCTTGTTTAAGGCTGACCAATCTGCTGAACAAACCGTAGAGTTGGCCGTTAAACTTTGCCAGCGGGGGGATGATGTGGTTGTCACCAAAATGGCTCAGGGCTATACTTTGTGGGTGCTAGAGGCCGATGCTGTTCTCGCGTAAGCATTTGGACTGATAGTTTGTGATGCCAAACTCACCCGGATCAGATCACTAAAACTTGGATATACTGAGCGTCTGTTGCGATCGTCTTGGTAGGTTTCGGTACTGTGCAATCCAAGCAGGTTTGCCATTGCCGTTTTCGTGTACATATGAACATACATAGCACTGTGGGGGTAGTATCAACACCCAAAGCCCTCTGGCTAATGCTTTGGCGCGGGCTAAAGGTTTGGCTGGGCAGTTGGATTATGGTAGTGGGGATGCTACTGGGAACTTGGCCAGCTCTAGCCGTGCCACAGGGCATTGCCAGTTCGCTGATGGGAGGAGCATCCATCTCTCCGCCAGTGTTGCTTCAGGCTGGGATTTCTGGTGCTATAGAGGATTTGGTGCGCCAACAGCAACAGCTAGAAAACCAGCGCCAAAATCTGGCTAAGGAGCGCGATCGCCTGCAAAATTTGGAGACTGAAGCTAGCCGTACCTTGAATACCCTGCAAACAACTGTGCAGGACAAAACTCGCCAGATTCAAGCCCAAGAGGCTCAAAAGGCAAAGGCTGAGGAACAACTGCGCGTCTTACAAAAAGAGCTAGCGATCGCGACAGACCGGTATCAGCGTCACCAGTTGGCAACAGTGGCTCGTCTGCAATTTCTTCAGCGTCAACAGCGCACCTGGGGTTGGGCAACCCTGTTGCAGAGTCAGAATCTTAACGAGTTTTTAGATCGTCGTTACCAGCTACGGTTGCTCTACGAGCACGATCGGCAGATGTTAGCGCAGCTTACCCGTGAAGCCAAGGCGATCGAGGAGAAAAAGTTGCGGGTCGAAGCTCAGAAAAATCAAATCATTCTTCTTACCCAACAGCTTATGGCTCAGCGTGCTCAGGCATCCCAGCAAGCAGCCTACCAAAAGTCTGTAATCAGTCGTCTTCAAAACGATCGCCTTGCCCTAGAAGCTGCTGAAGATCGCCTCGCCGCAGACTCCAATAACTTAGCTGCTCTCATTCAGCAAAAAATAGCCGAACAGCGTGCTCGCGAGTCCTATGGTGCTGTCATCATTCGGGGTACAGGACAACTTAGCTTCCCCAGTGATGGAGCGTTGACTAGCTACTTTGGTTGGCGGGTACACCCAATTTTGGGATACGAGCGCTTTCACTCTGGTATCGACTTTGCTGCTGACTATGGCAGCCCCATCCGAGCAGCCGACAATGGTTATGTAATCTTTGCAGGCTGGTATGGTGGTTATGGCAATGCTGTGATTCTCGACCATGGCAATGGCATCAGCACACTATATGGTCATGCTGAAGAACTGTTAGTCGCAGAGGGGCAGTATGTGCAGCGGGGACAGGTGATTGCCACTGTCGGTTCTACTGGCCTTTCGACGGGGCCACATTTGCACTTTGAGGTACGCCAAGGGGGAGAGCCAGTTGACCCCATGGCATTTTTATAACAATTAACAATTCCCCATGGCGGAAATCAGCGTAAGTATTCCAGAATACCTTGGGCAATGCCAGCAGCGATACGGCTCCGGAAGCTGGGATCCGCTAGATTAGCAGCATCTTCGGCTCCTGTGACAAAGCCAGTTTCTAGGAGTACTGAAGGCATCGTTGTACGGCGAAGAACGTAGAACCGGGCACGCCGCACACCCCGATCGCGGGAACCTGTAGCCGCTATCATGTTGCGGTGGATCACTTGAGCTAGTCTGAGACCAGAATCATAGTAGTAGGTTTCAATGCCATTCACATCGGGACGGCTGAGACTAATGGCGTTAGCGTGGATGCTGACGAATATTGTGGCATTCACCTGGCGAGCAAGCTGTACCCTAGGCTCTAGGCCAAGATCACGATCGTCCTCCCGTGTTAGGATTGCTCGGATTCCCTGTTGCTCCAGCAGAGCCGCCACCTCTTGGGAAATGGGCAGCACCACATCTTTTTCCCGCAGGCCACCAATGCCAATAGCCCCTGGATCTGGGCCACCATGCCCTGGATCAATTACCACCACAAACTGACCAACGGGTGCTGACGATGGATCTCGGGGAAACCTGATTACTGGTGGTTGGACACCTACTGTGCGCCCTACCTCTAGAGCCAATAGACCACGACGAGTCTGAGCAATCCGTCCTATGCGGTTACCAGGCGCTGGCTTCACAAACACAACAACCGTATCCGGTGTTTCTTGCACCAGTCGAATTTGGGCAACGGGACTATCGGCTGGGAGTGTAGGGCGGCGAAATTGCTCAGAAATAGTGGCATTGAAGATGCGGATGCGATAGTCGGTTGAGCTGCGATCCCAACCGCTTTCATAGCGCAGAGGCCGATCAGCCTGTACGAGTAGTCGATCGCCCTCCAGTTGTACCGTTTCAACGATCGCCAACTCTCCCTGGGGGCTGCCTGTAGAACTTACAGAAGCCGCTGGTGCAATCACCTGGGGAACAGGTAGTTGTGCTGACCACTCGGTTGGGCTACTCCCTCGGATTTGGATCCGTTGTGGATCTAACCCATACCCAGGTGACAATTCCAGGACAATCTGAACCACCCGAGCATCCATTTGCACCACACTGATGGATTTGTATGCTCCACCGATCGTCTGTGTCACTGGATCACTTTCTAGGCTAACATCAGGCAACTCAATCACAAGACGACTAGGATTAGGGAGTAGCCGTGCTCGTGGTTGTACCCCCTGGCTGGTGGTAAACACTAGGCGATGTCGGCGTGGGTCAAACTGCCACGATGAAAGGGTAGCCATGGACTGCTGGGCCACGTATGCCTTAGAACTGGCAACAGACGGTTCAGGCTGATAGGTAGCGCGCGGGTTAACAGTTCCCCAAGCGACAGACGAACCGAGCAGCACAGCGATTATGCTTACTAGAAACCAGCTAATCAGAGTGATGAAATGCCTTCTCATGAATGTGCAAACCTAGGGAGTCTTGTCAATGAGATTCTGAATCCACTCACATGTAGGAAAAATAGAACCTAAGCATCAGAGGTTATCGTAAGACCAAGCCAGTGGAGCAAATCGTTCAAGATTTCTCTTCATTTCTGTCCTGAGCAACCAGGAAGATTTACAAGCTTATAGCGTTGCTAGAGAATTGAGCAAAATTTTAGATGTCTATGGTTGGTTTATCCTCCCTGACCACAGACTAACTCCATCAGGAATAGGTGCCCAACAGATTAACCTAAGCTTACTGACCATCACCAACCACTGAATCAGTAGCCATGCTAAGGGTTGAGTTGCCTGCTAGTAATAATGAACTGATGTTGCCAATCCTGTGGAAACAGCAACCATTCCATAAAATGTGGTGATATCAGGTTTTGTAGATAAACAGCAAGCGGTAGGCTAGAGTATCGATTATGCAAATGACATGTCTCCATTTATCAATGGCTGCAATCAACAGCGCCTAGCTCTGGCCCATCTATGAACACACCGTTTGACATTACCCTGCAAGTTATCATGACGGTAATCGCCGGGGTTAGTGCCCAAGTGCTAGCGGAATACCTAAAGGTACCCGCGATCGTGTTGCTGTTGATATTGGGAATCCTTCTAGGGCCAGATTGTCTGGGTTGGTTGCACCCAGCCATGCTAGGCCCAGGATTGGATGTCATCATTTCTCTGTTTGTGGCAGTGATTTTGTTTGAAGGAGGACTCAGCCTAGATTTGCGTGAACTAGGTAGGGTATCGGGTAGCCTCCGCAACTTGGTCACGATAGGGACATTAATCACACTGATTGGTGGCGGTATGGCTGCCCACTGGCTAGGTGAGTTTCCCTGGTCGATCGCGTTTCTCTATGCTTCCTTAGTCGTTGTCACCGGGCCAACCGTTATCTCCCCACTATTGCGACAGGTGCAGGTAGAGCGGCGCGTCGCCACTTTATTAGAGGGCGAAGGTGTCTTGATTGATCCGATTGGGGCCATTCTTGCAGTTGTTGTGCTGAATATTATTCTTAGCGGTGATGCAGATTTACTTACCATTACTAGCAGCCTGGGGATTCGGTTGGGCATTGGCTTGGCAATTGGGGGCATCGGTGGTCTGCTCTTGGGGCAAATTCTTCGCTATGCCAGCTTCCTGTCAGAAGAATTACGCAACCTAGTCGTGTTGGCTGGGGTGTGGGGACTGTATGGCCTATCTCAATTTACCAGCAGTGAATCAGGACTCATGGCAGTTGTCATTGCTGGCATTGTGGTTGGGAACAGTTCTTCTAGCCTAGCTCAGCGACCCCTACGCCGCTTTAAGGGACAACTGACCATATTGGCAGTGTCGTTTCTGTTTATCTTGTTGGCAGCAGACTTGTCAATTGCTAGTGTGTTCGCGTTAGGTTGGGGCAGTGGCTTGACAGTGCTCACCCTGATGGTGGTTGTTCGTCCACTCAATATCCTAGCCTGTACTTGGAACAGCGACTTGAACTGGCGACAGAAACTATTTTTATCGTGGATT contains the following coding sequences:
- a CDS encoding peptidoglycan DD-metalloendopeptidase family protein, which encodes MNIHSTVGVVSTPKALWLMLWRGLKVWLGSWIMVVGMLLGTWPALAVPQGIASSLMGGASISPPVLLQAGISGAIEDLVRQQQQLENQRQNLAKERDRLQNLETEASRTLNTLQTTVQDKTRQIQAQEAQKAKAEEQLRVLQKELAIATDRYQRHQLATVARLQFLQRQQRTWGWATLLQSQNLNEFLDRRYQLRLLYEHDRQMLAQLTREAKAIEEKKLRVEAQKNQIILLTQQLMAQRAQASQQAAYQKSVISRLQNDRLALEAAEDRLAADSNNLAALIQQKIAEQRARESYGAVIIRGTGQLSFPSDGALTSYFGWRVHPILGYERFHSGIDFAADYGSPIRAADNGYVIFAGWYGGYGNAVILDHGNGISTLYGHAEELLVAEGQYVQRGQVIATVGSTGLSTGPHLHFEVRQGGEPVDPMAFL
- a CDS encoding N-acetylmuramoyl-L-alanine amidase, which encodes MRRHFITLISWFLVSIIAVLLGSSVAWGTVNPRATYQPEPSVASSKAYVAQQSMATLSSWQFDPRRHRLVFTTSQGVQPRARLLPNPSRLVIELPDVSLESDPVTQTIGGAYKSISVVQMDARVVQIVLELSPGYGLDPQRIQIRGSSPTEWSAQLPVPQVIAPAASVSSTGSPQGELAIVETVQLEGDRLLVQADRPLRYESGWDRSSTDYRIRIFNATISEQFRRPTLPADSPVAQIRLVQETPDTVVVFVKPAPGNRIGRIAQTRRGLLALEVGRTVGVQPPVIRFPRDPSSAPVGQFVVVIDPGHGGPDPGAIGIGGLREKDVVLPISQEVAALLEQQGIRAILTREDDRDLGLEPRVQLARQVNATIFVSIHANAISLSRPDVNGIETYYYDSGLRLAQVIHRNMIAATGSRDRGVRRARFYVLRRTTMPSVLLETGFVTGAEDAANLADPSFRSRIAAGIAQGILEYLR
- a CDS encoding sodium:proton antiporter; this encodes MNTPFDITLQVIMTVIAGVSAQVLAEYLKVPAIVLLLILGILLGPDCLGWLHPAMLGPGLDVIISLFVAVILFEGGLSLDLRELGRVSGSLRNLVTIGTLITLIGGGMAAHWLGEFPWSIAFLYASLVVVTGPTVISPLLRQVQVERRVATLLEGEGVLIDPIGAILAVVVLNIILSGDADLLTITSSLGIRLGIGLAIGGIGGLLLGQILRYASFLSEELRNLVVLAGVWGLYGLSQFTSSESGLMAVVIAGIVVGNSSSSLAQRPLRRFKGQLTILAVSFLFILLAADLSIASVFALGWGSGLTVLTLMVVVRPLNILACTWNSDLNWRQKLFLSWIAPRGIISASVASLFAILLTEQGINGGDAIKALVFLTIIATVFIQGLTARWVAN